The proteins below come from a single Candidatus Baltobacteraceae bacterium genomic window:
- the ispF gene encoding 2-C-methyl-D-erythritol 2,4-cyclodiphosphate synthase: protein MTRVGHGFDAHRLVAGRRLLLGGIDVPHDRGPLGHSDADVLAHAIADALLGAAALGDLGGHFPDSDPQWKDADSIVLLEACAARVREAGYRIVNLDATIVVERPKLAPYIGAMREHLATRLGLPLECVSVKAKTSEGMGYTGDGSGIAAYAVASIER from the coding sequence ATGACCCGCGTGGGGCACGGGTTCGACGCGCATCGGCTTGTCGCGGGGCGCCGGCTGCTGCTGGGCGGCATCGACGTGCCGCACGACCGCGGTCCGCTTGGCCATTCCGATGCCGACGTGCTGGCGCACGCCATCGCCGACGCCCTGCTCGGCGCAGCGGCGCTGGGCGATCTCGGCGGACATTTTCCGGATAGCGACCCGCAATGGAAGGACGCGGACTCGATCGTTTTGCTCGAAGCATGCGCTGCGCGTGTTCGCGAAGCCGGTTATCGGATCGTGAACCTCGATGCGACCATCGTCGTCGAGCGTCCCAAACTCGCACCCTATATTGGGGCCATGCGCGAACATCTCGCGACGCGGCTGGGATTGCCGCTCGAATGCGTGAGCGTCAAAGCCAAGACGAGCGAAGGCATGGGCTATACCGGCGACGGCAGCGGAATCGCTGCGTACGCGGTAGCGTCGATCGAACG
- a CDS encoding DegV family protein — translation MAVTIITDSGSDLSIPEAARLGIGLVPVWILFGEERFRDGIDIDRATFFKRLQNGEAPKTEPATEEQFREAFARVVSAGNDGVMISVSSGISKSYELATNAAKTFGGRIHVVDSLGASGLETLLALYAAELAKSGAPASEIAKRVDPREVRHTIYFGVPDLTMLGRSGRLPKALVALGSMLNVSLILKMNDQGAVGPAGQSFSFDKACEIMVEAVVRAVAHSPNARVAFGHVQAESGAQNLRGMLEAKLGHPPAQDFVYETSLTIAANVGPGAVGISAIVP, via the coding sequence ATGGCCGTTACGATCATCACCGATAGCGGAAGCGATCTCTCGATTCCCGAGGCGGCGCGATTGGGCATCGGGCTGGTACCCGTCTGGATCCTCTTCGGCGAGGAACGGTTCCGCGACGGGATCGACATCGATCGAGCGACCTTCTTCAAGCGACTGCAGAACGGCGAGGCTCCCAAGACCGAGCCCGCCACCGAGGAACAGTTTCGCGAAGCGTTCGCGCGCGTCGTATCGGCCGGGAACGACGGCGTCATGATTTCGGTCTCATCGGGGATCTCGAAGAGTTACGAACTCGCGACCAACGCGGCCAAGACCTTCGGCGGGCGTATCCACGTCGTCGATTCGCTCGGGGCGTCGGGATTGGAAACGCTGCTGGCGCTGTACGCCGCCGAGCTCGCGAAGAGCGGCGCCCCGGCAAGCGAGATCGCCAAACGCGTCGACCCCCGCGAGGTCAGGCACACGATCTATTTCGGCGTGCCGGACCTGACCATGCTCGGACGCAGCGGCAGGCTTCCCAAGGCGTTGGTTGCGCTGGGTTCAATGCTCAACGTCAGTCTGATACTCAAGATGAACGATCAGGGCGCCGTCGGCCCGGCCGGTCAGAGTTTCTCCTTTGATAAAGCGTGCGAGATCATGGTCGAGGCCGTCGTACGCGCCGTCGCGCATTCGCCCAACGCCCGGGTCGCCTTCGGACACGTGCAAGCCGAATCGGGAGCGCAAAACTTGCGCGGGATGCTCGAAGCCAAGCTCGGCCATCCGCCGGCGCAGGATTTCGTCTACGAAACCTCGCTGACCATCGCCGCCAACGTCGGACCCGGCGCGGTCGGCATCTCGGCCATCGTGCCCTAG
- the ispD gene encoding 2-C-methyl-D-erythritol 4-phosphate cytidylyltransferase, whose protein sequence is MRWGAIIVAAGRGKRFGGPKQLVPISGRPMLAWSLGTFAALDEIVALTIVTEREWLDRVSELAQRFIHGRDVRVVIGGATRQASVRCGLEALAPGDAVLVHDGARPLVRAGDVRAGMQAVRPGRAAVLATPVVDTIKAVNPATMLVRRTLDRDELWAAQTPQFAMRDELLRAHDAAIARGFDATDDVALLEAIGVEVVVVPASGENFKVTHPGDVARAQALLS, encoded by the coding sequence ATGAGATGGGGCGCGATCATCGTTGCGGCCGGGCGCGGAAAGCGTTTCGGCGGACCGAAGCAACTCGTTCCGATTTCCGGCCGTCCGATGCTGGCCTGGTCGCTGGGGACCTTTGCCGCATTGGACGAGATCGTTGCGCTCACGATCGTCACCGAGCGCGAGTGGCTCGACCGGGTGAGTGAACTTGCGCAACGCTTCATCCACGGCCGGGACGTGCGCGTGGTGATCGGCGGGGCGACGCGACAGGCGAGCGTCCGCTGCGGATTGGAAGCGCTCGCTCCAGGCGACGCGGTGCTCGTGCACGACGGTGCGCGTCCGCTCGTCCGAGCCGGCGACGTGCGCGCAGGTATGCAGGCGGTGCGCCCGGGCCGCGCCGCCGTGCTCGCAACGCCGGTCGTCGACACCATCAAAGCGGTCAACCCCGCGACGATGCTCGTTCGGCGCACGCTCGATCGCGACGAGCTGTGGGCCGCGCAGACACCGCAGTTTGCCATGCGCGACGAATTGCTGCGCGCGCACGATGCCGCGATAGCGCGCGGGTTTGACGCTACCGACGACGTCGCGTTGCTCGAAGCGATCGGTGTAGAGGTTGTCGTGGTACCCGCCAGCGGCGAGAACTTCAAGGTGACGCATCCCGGCGACGTCGCGCGCGCGCAGGCCTTGTTATCATGA
- a CDS encoding DegV family protein, whose amino-acid sequence MGIALVTDSTSDIEPQRAATLGITVVPLFVVFGDRSYRDYLDLSRPQFYAMLANEKTLPTTSQPTARMFEDAFRPLVEAGREILCITISSHLSGTINAARAAANEFPGAKIEIYDSQSAAGGLGMMVQRALEIVNSAGSWSDVLAALDHERATQRLYACLSDLSHLQRTGRIGRAQAALGTLMKIVPVIGLKDGHVVPEAQVRTFARAQAAMLDLSLAAVSDVSKARFLVMHTNAPDLARGAKEQLRARLGDEQPRMLDILEAGPVIAVHGGPGAVGVFVAQDV is encoded by the coding sequence TTGGGCATAGCCCTCGTCACCGACAGCACTTCGGATATCGAGCCGCAGCGCGCGGCTACTCTCGGCATCACGGTCGTTCCTCTCTTCGTCGTCTTCGGCGATCGCAGCTATCGCGATTATCTCGATTTGAGCCGCCCGCAATTCTACGCGATGCTGGCGAACGAGAAAACGCTGCCGACGACCTCGCAGCCCACCGCGAGGATGTTCGAGGACGCGTTTCGACCGTTGGTGGAGGCCGGGCGTGAGATTCTCTGCATTACGATCTCCTCGCATCTCTCGGGGACGATCAACGCGGCGCGCGCCGCGGCGAATGAGTTTCCTGGTGCCAAGATCGAGATCTATGATTCGCAAAGCGCGGCCGGCGGGTTGGGCATGATGGTGCAGCGGGCCCTTGAGATCGTTAACTCTGCCGGAAGTTGGAGCGATGTGCTTGCCGCGCTCGATCACGAACGCGCCACCCAGCGGCTCTATGCATGCCTCTCCGATCTTTCACATCTCCAGCGTACCGGCCGGATCGGTCGCGCCCAGGCGGCGCTCGGAACCCTGATGAAGATCGTACCGGTCATCGGGCTCAAGGATGGGCACGTGGTGCCCGAGGCGCAGGTCCGGACCTTTGCGCGTGCACAGGCTGCGATGCTCGACCTCTCGCTCGCGGCGGTCAGCGACGTTTCCAAAGCGCGCTTCTTGGTGATGCACACCAACGCGCCGGATTTGGCGCGCGGCGCGAAGGAGCAGTTACGCGCGCGGTTGGGCGATGAGCAGCCGCGGATGCTGGATATTCTCGAGGCAGGGCCGGTGATCGCGGTGCACGGCGGGCCAGGCGCAGTTGGCGTTTTCGTGGCGCAGGACGTATAG
- a CDS encoding PIN domain-containing protein, translated as MTSNNLSTTVLRTVFAIVFFVTGFLLGREVYINVLSLHFASEALQWTLLILSPVVGAVVGVLLAPLAQSFFESELNLVERAIERLAPAELAGGAVGLLIGLGAALLLKSILFEFISVTGRAGSYIAIVLYLIVTIFFAYLGARVGAKTHLVPVPKGLGLRGVSAKIIDTSVIVDGRIVEIVQSGFLEGTLIVPRFVLRELHAIADSEDPQRRTRGRRGLEALARLQELRAIEINEREYDDLPMGNVDAKLVRLAQELQGRLLTNDYNLNRVAQVEGVEVLNINELANAVKPVVLPGEELHVHVIREGKEAQQGVAYLDDGTMIVIENGRRLIGSSADVIVTSVLQTVAGRMIFARPKTVSTVTR; from the coding sequence GTGACCAGCAATAACCTCTCCACGACCGTGTTGCGCACGGTCTTCGCGATCGTGTTCTTCGTAACCGGCTTCCTGCTGGGACGCGAAGTCTATATCAACGTGCTCTCTCTCCACTTCGCGAGCGAGGCGCTGCAATGGACGCTGCTCATTCTTTCACCGGTCGTCGGTGCGGTCGTCGGCGTGCTTCTCGCCCCGCTCGCGCAATCGTTCTTCGAGAGCGAACTCAACCTGGTCGAACGCGCGATCGAGCGTCTCGCTCCGGCCGAACTCGCCGGCGGGGCCGTCGGTCTGTTGATCGGACTCGGAGCCGCGCTGCTGCTCAAGAGCATTCTCTTCGAATTCATTTCGGTCACCGGGCGCGCGGGCAGCTATATCGCGATCGTGCTGTATCTCATCGTAACGATTTTCTTCGCCTACCTCGGCGCGCGCGTCGGCGCAAAGACGCATCTGGTCCCGGTGCCCAAAGGGCTGGGCCTGCGCGGCGTAAGCGCGAAGATCATCGACACCTCGGTGATCGTCGACGGCCGTATCGTCGAGATCGTACAGAGCGGCTTCCTGGAAGGAACGCTGATCGTCCCGCGCTTCGTGCTGCGCGAACTGCACGCGATCGCCGACTCGGAGGATCCGCAGCGCCGCACGCGCGGGCGCCGCGGCCTGGAGGCGCTGGCCCGGCTGCAAGAGCTGCGCGCGATCGAGATCAACGAGCGAGAATACGACGACCTTCCGATGGGCAACGTCGACGCGAAACTCGTGCGTTTGGCACAAGAACTGCAGGGCCGTCTGCTGACCAACGACTACAATCTGAACCGGGTGGCGCAAGTAGAAGGCGTGGAGGTTCTCAACATCAATGAACTCGCCAACGCCGTCAAGCCCGTCGTCCTGCCGGGGGAGGAGTTGCACGTTCACGTCATCCGTGAAGGGAAAGAAGCCCAGCAGGGCGTTGCCTATCTCGACGACGGTACGATGATCGTGATCGAGAACGGCCGCCGCCTCATCGGTTCGAGCGCCGATGTGATCGTTACCAGCGTGCTGCAAACGGTCGCGGGCCGCATGATCTTTGCGCGGCCGAAGACGGTAAGCACGGTGACGCGATGA
- the hemW gene encoding radical SAM family heme chaperone HemW — protein MPLGIYVHLPFCPYVCPYCDFAKWPFARSRAARYLDALNAEIAALPAQPASTIFIGGGTPNTYPPASIAALIATLRERFPAAAARHEISIEINPELARERAMDEYTAAGIDRISIGVQSFEPREIAVLGRRHTRADIEHAVEQARRAGARSVSLDLIFGVPGQSAQSWERSLDAALALGVDHISTYGLTVEAGTPYERWREAEPAAFADDEAEAELYEIAITRLEAAGYEQYEISNFARPSHRCAHNENYWRNGEYLGLGVGAASYRGGERSVHTRDLEQYMSSALAGRPIPGQSERLEGLPAVGEALMLALRTAQGVALEEFKERYGVDVAERYAPVIARYEGDGLLERSGHGIRLTKRGRFLANDVCGAFVTFT, from the coding sequence ATGCCGCTGGGGATCTACGTCCATCTCCCGTTTTGCCCGTACGTCTGTCCGTACTGTGACTTCGCGAAGTGGCCGTTTGCGCGCTCGCGCGCCGCGCGCTATCTCGATGCGCTGAACGCAGAGATCGCGGCGCTGCCGGCGCAGCCCGCATCCACGATCTTCATCGGCGGCGGCACGCCGAACACGTACCCGCCCGCATCGATCGCGGCGCTGATCGCGACCCTGCGCGAACGCTTCCCTGCGGCCGCGGCGCGGCATGAGATTTCGATCGAAATCAATCCCGAGCTCGCTCGAGAGCGCGCGATGGATGAATACACGGCGGCCGGGATCGATCGTATCTCGATTGGAGTGCAATCGTTCGAACCCCGCGAGATCGCCGTTCTGGGACGCCGTCACACGCGCGCCGACATCGAGCATGCCGTCGAGCAGGCGCGCCGGGCCGGCGCACGTTCGGTTTCGCTCGATCTGATCTTTGGAGTGCCCGGGCAGAGCGCGCAAAGCTGGGAACGCTCTCTGGACGCCGCGCTGGCGCTGGGCGTCGACCACATTTCGACCTATGGCCTCACGGTCGAAGCGGGCACGCCCTACGAGCGCTGGCGGGAAGCGGAGCCCGCCGCGTTTGCCGACGACGAAGCTGAGGCGGAGCTGTACGAAATCGCCATCACCCGTCTCGAAGCTGCCGGTTACGAGCAGTATGAGATCAGTAATTTCGCGCGCCCCTCGCACCGCTGCGCGCACAATGAAAACTATTGGCGCAACGGGGAGTATCTTGGGCTCGGAGTTGGCGCCGCTTCGTATCGCGGCGGCGAGCGCAGTGTCCACACCCGCGACCTGGAGCAGTACATGAGTTCGGCGCTGGCGGGCCGTCCGATTCCCGGGCAGTCCGAACGCCTCGAGGGTTTGCCGGCGGTCGGCGAGGCGCTGATGCTGGCGCTTCGTACGGCTCAAGGTGTCGCACTCGAGGAGTTCAAAGAGCGTTATGGCGTCGACGTTGCGGAGCGTTATGCGCCGGTTATCGCCCGCTACGAGGGCGACGGGCTGCTGGAACGCAGCGGCCATGGAATTCGATTGACGAAGCGAGGCCGGTTTCTCGCGAACGACGTCTGCGGAGCGTTTGTGACATTTACGTGA